From one Doryrhamphus excisus isolate RoL2022-K1 chromosome 9, RoL_Dexc_1.0, whole genome shotgun sequence genomic stretch:
- the LOC131135745 gene encoding trace amine-associated receptor 13c-like yields the protein MMEKEDRLEFCFPQLVNISCRKPTSHWSDRVLLNVVLGIICIFTVVLNLLVIISISHFRQLHTPTNLLLLSLAVSDFLVGLLVWPGEIYMRTSCWTLGDVFCSLWFYITVSLTSVSVGNMVLISADRYVAICDPLHYNTKVTVKRVQLCVCLCWFFSLLLCSIILKDGLTHPGKANSCYGECVIGIDFEGAIVDLVMVFILPLGIIVTLYTRVFVVAVSQARAMRSHVTSVKLQHPVSVRAKTSELKAARTLGVLVLVFLMCLCPYYSVSLAGDNKIMYLFANYAPYLYNFNSCLNPLIYVLFYPWFRRAVRRVVTLHILQPCSWGDNIL from the exons atgaTGGAGAAGGAGGACCGATTAGAGTTCTGCTTTCCACAACTCGTCAACATCTCCTGCAGGAAGCCCACGTCTCATTGGTCTGATCGTGTTTTGCTAAATGTTGTCCTGGGCATCATCTGTATCTTCACTGTGGTTCTCAACTTGCTGGTCATCATCTCAATCTCCCACTTCag GCAGCTCCACACTCCCaccaacctcctcctcctctctctcgctgtctctgactttctggTGGGCCTCCTGGTATGGCCTGGTGAGATCTACATGAGAACATCCTGCTGGACTCTTGGAGATGTTTTTTGTTCTCTTTGGTTCTACATCACCGTCTCACTGACGTCTGTCTCAGTAGGAAACATGGTGCTGATATCAGCTGACCGTTATGTGGCTATTTGTGATCctctgcattataacaccaaaGTCACTGTGAAAAGGGTTCAgctttgtgtttgtctctgttggTTCTTTTCTCTCCTCCTGTGTAGCATCATCTTGAAAGATGGTCTGACTCATCCTGGAAAGGCTAATTCCTGCTATGGAGAGTGTGTTATTGGCATTGACTTTGAAGGTGCGATTGTTGACCTTGTAATGGTCTTCATCCTTCCTCTGGGCATCATCGTTACTCTGTACACGAGAGTGTTTGTGGTTGCTGTGTCTCAGGCCCGAGCCATGCGTTCTCATGTTACATCAGTCAAACTACAACATCCAGTCTCTGTCAGAGCAAAAACATCAGAGTTGAAGGCAGCCAGGACTCTTGGTGTCCTGGTCCTTGTCTTTCTCATGTGTCTCTGTCCATATTACAGCGTTTCTCTTGCAGGTGAcaacaaaataatgtatttatttgcaaaCTATGCTCCTTATCTATATAATTTCAACTCCTGTTTAAACCCGTTGATCTATGTCTTGTTCTATCCCTGGTTTAGAAGAGCTGTTAGACGGGTTGTCACTCTGCACATACTGCAGCCTTGCTCCTGGGGGGACAACATACTGTAA
- the LOC131135769 gene encoding trace amine-associated receptor 13c-like — translation MMEKEDRLEFCFPQLINISCRKPTSHWSDRVLLNVVLGIICIFTVVLNLLVIISISHFRQLHTPTNLLLLSLAVSDFLVGLLVWPGEIYKRTSCWILGGVLCSMWLFLAVTVMCASVGNMVLISADRYVAICDPLHYNTKVTVKRVQLCVCLCWFFSLLLCSIILKGDLTHPGKANSCYGECVLGIDYEGGIVDLVMVFILPLGIIVTLYTRVFVVAVSQARAMRSHVTSVKLQHPVSVRAKTSELKAARTLGVLVLVFIVCLSPIYIVSFAGDNQMSAFAKNAIYLYYFNSCLNPLIYVLFYPWFRRAVRLVVTLHILQPGSWGDNIL, via the exons atgaTGGAGAAGGAGGACCGATTAGAGTTCTGCTTTCCACAACTCATCAACATCTCCTGCAGGAAGCCCACGTCTCATTGGTCTGATCGTGTTTTGCTAAATGTTGTCCTGGGCATCATCTGTATCTTCACTGTGGTTCTCAACTTGCTGGTCATCATCTCAATCTCCCACTTCag GCAGCTCCACACTCCCaccaacctcctcctcctctctctagctgtctctgactttctggTGGGCCTTCTGGTATGGCCTGGTGAGATCTACAAGAGAACTTCCTGCTGGATTCTCGGTGGTGTTTTATGTTCTATGTGGTTGTTCTTGGCTGTCACAGTGATGTGTGCATCAGTAGGAAACATGGTGCTGATATCAGCTGACCGTTATGTGGCTATTTGTGATCctctgcattataacaccaaaGTCACTGTGAAAAGGGTTCAgctttgtgtttgtctctgttggtttttttctctcctcctgTGTAGCATCATCTTGAAAGGAGATCTGACTCATCCTGGAAAGGCTAATTCCTGCTATGGAGAGTGTGTTCTTGGCATTGACTATGAAGGAGGGATTGTTGACCTTGTAATGGTCTTCATCCTTCCTCTGGGCATCATCGTTACTCTGTACACGAGAGTGTTTGTGGTTGCTGTGTCTCAGGCCCGAGCCATGCGTTCTCATGTTACATCAGTCAAACTACAACATCCAGTCTCTGTCAGAGCAAAAACATCAGAGTTGAAGGCAGCCAGGACTCTTGGTGTCCTGGTCCTTGTCTTTATCGTGTGTTTATCCCCAATTTACATTGTTTCTTTTGCAGGTGACAACCAAATGTCtgcatttgcaaagaatgctaTTTATCTATATTATTTCAACTCCTGTTTAAACCCGTTGATCTATGTCTTGTTCTATCCCTGGTTTAGAAGAGCTGTTAGACTGGTTGTCACTCTGCACATACTGCAGCCTGGCTCCTGGGGGGACAACATactgtag
- the LOC131135748 gene encoding trace amine-associated receptor 13c-like: MMEKEDRLEFCFPQLINISCRKPTSHWSNGVLFNVVLGIICIFTVVLNLLVIISISHFRQLHTPTNVLLLSLAVSDFLVGLLVWPGGIYMRISCWTLGDIFCSAWFSITVILTCASVGNMVLISADRYVAICDPLHYNTKVTVKRVQLCVCLCWFFSLLLCGIILKDGLTHPGKANSCYGECVIGIDFEGGIVDLVMVFILPFSIIVTLYMRVFVVAVSQARAMRSHVTSVKLQHPVSVRAKTSELKAARTLGVLVLVFIVCLSPIYIVSFAGDNQMSAFAKNAIYLYYFNSCLNPLIYVLFYPWFRRAVRLVVTLHILQPGSWGDNIL; this comes from the exons atgaTGGAGAAGGAGGACCGATTAGAGTTCTGCTTTCCACAACTCATCAACATTTCCTGCAGGAAGCCCACGTCTCATTGGTCTAATGGTGTTTTGTTCAATGTTGTCCTGGGCATCATCTGTATCTTCACTGTGGTTCTCAACTTGCTGGTCATCATCTCAATCTCCCACTTCag GCAGCTCCACACTCCCACCAacgtcctcctcctctctctcgctgtctctgactttctggTGGGCCTCCTGGTATGGCCTGGTGGGATCTACATGAGAATATCCTGCTGGACTCTTGGAGATATTTTTTGTTCTGCGTGGTTCTCCATAACCGTCATACTAACGTGTGCATCAGTAGGAAACATGGTGCTGATATCAGCTGACCGTTATGTGGCTATTTGTGATCctctgcattataacaccaaaGTCACTGTGAAAAGGGTTCAgctttgtgtttgtctctgttggTTCTTTTCTCTCCTCCTGTGTGGCATCATCTTGAAAGATGGTCTGACTCATCCTGGAAAGGCTAATTCCTGCTATGGAGAGTGTGTTATTGGCATTGACTTTGAAGGAGGGATTGTTGACCTTGTAATGGTCTTCATCCTTCCTTTCAGCATCATCGTTACTCTGTACATGAGAGTGTTTGTGGTTGCTGTGTCTCAGGCCCGAGCCATGCGTTCTCATGTTACATCAGTCAAACTACAACATCCAGTCTCTGTCAGAGCAAAAACATCAGAGTTGAAGGCAGCCAGGACTCTTGGTGTCCTGGTCCTTGTCTTTATCGTGTGTTTATCCCCAATTTACATTGTTTCTTTTGCAGGCGACAACCAAATGTCtgcatttgcaaagaatgctaTTTATCTATATTATTTTAACTCCTGTTTAAACCCGTTGATCTATGTCTTGTTCTATCCCTGGTTTAGAAGAGCTGTTAGACTGGTTGTCACTCTGCACATACTGCAGCCTGGCTCCTGGGGGGACAACATactgtag
- the LOC131135736 gene encoding uncharacterized protein LOC131135736 isoform X10 — translation MLMSCGKQNSNRSSFSIIKKKKRQTVSVVHLIYVFKCLGPTHGTSPKQNLPAQSFSLSPLCHGAACQRCDATPGCSDDDQVQALSVTARHVSVAMRPQDAEMTTKCRSQAAVCAE, via the exons ATGTTGATGAGTTGTGGAAAGCAGAACTCTAATCGGTCCTCCTTCTCCAtcatcaagaagaagaagagacaaaCAGTCTCTGTTGTACATCTGATTTATGTGTTCAAGTGTCTTGGTCCAACCCATGGTACCTCCCCCAAGCAAAACTTACCGGCTCAAAGTTTCAGCCTGA GCCCTCTCTGTCACGGCGCGGCATGTCAgcgttgcgatgcgaccccaggatgcagcgATGACgaccaagtgcag GCCCTCTCTGTCACGGCGCGGCATGTCAgcgttgcgatgcgaccccaggatgcagagatgacgaccaagtgcag GAGCCAGGCTGCAGTATGTGCAGAGTGA
- the LOC131135757 gene encoding trace amine-associated receptor 8a-like, giving the protein MQLHTPTNLLLLSLAVSDFLVGLLVWPGEIYRRTSCWTLGDIFCSVWFYITVMLTWASVGNMVLISADRYVAICDPLHYNTKVTVKRVQLCVCLCWFFSLLLCGIIFKGDLTHPGKANSCYGECFVSVDFEGAIVDVVMVFILPLGIIVTLYTRVFVVAVSQARAMRSHVTSVKLQHPVSVRAKTSELKAARTLGVLVLVFLMCLCPFYSVSLVGDEKIMYLFASYAIYLFYLNSGLNPLIYVLFYPWFRRAVRRVVTLHILQPGSWGDNIL; this is encoded by the exons at GCAGCTCCACACTCCCaccaacctcctcctcctctctctcgctGTCTCTGACTTTCTAGTGGGCCTCCTGGTATGGCCTGGTGAGATCTACAGGAGAACATCCTGCTGGACTCTTGGAGATATTTTTTGTTCTGTGTGGTTCTACATAACCGTCATGCTGACGTGGGCATCAGTAGGAAACATGGTGCTGATATCAGCTGACCGTTATGTGGCTATTTGTGATCctctgcattataacaccaaaGTCACTGTGAAAAGGGTTCAgctttgtgtttgtctctgttggTTCTTTTCTCTCCTCCTGTGTGGCATCATCTTCAAAGGTGATCTGACTCATCCTGGAAAGGCTAATTCCTGCTATGGAGAGTGTTTTGTTAGTGTTGACTTTGAAGGCGCGATTGTTGACGTTGTAATGGTCTTCATCCTTCCTCTGGGCATCATCGTTACTCTGTACACGAGAGTGTTTGTGGTTGCTGTGTCTCAGGCCCGAGCCATGCGTTCTCATGTTACATCAGTCAAACTACAACATCCAGTCTCTGTCAGAGCAAAAACATCAGAGTTGAAGGCAGCCAGGACTCTTGGTGTCCTGGTCCTTGTCTTTCTCATGTGTCTCTGTCCATTTTACAGCGTTTCTCTGGTTGGTGacgaaaaaataatgtatttatttgccaGCTATGCCATTTATCTGTTTTATCTAAACTCCGGTTTAAACCCGTTGATCTATGTCTTGTTCTATCCCTGGTTTAGAAGAGCTGTTAGACGGGTTGTCACTCTGCACATACTGCAGCCTGGCTCCTGGGGGGACAACATACTgtaa
- the LOC131135755 gene encoding trace amine-associated receptor 13c-like isoform X1, with the protein MQYASGNFSHTKNLHTASVDTLHTHKVSMSSRQLHTATNLLLLSLAVSDFLVGLLVTPVHIYMRTSCWSLGDILCSLWFYITFVLTCASVGNMVLISADRYVAICDPLQYNTKVTVKRVQLCVCLCWFFSLLLCSIILKDGLTHPGKANSCYGECVIGIDFEGGIVDLVMVFILPLGIIVTLYMRVFVVAVSQARAMRSHVTSVKLQHPVSVRAKTSELKAARTLGVLVLVFIVCLSPIYIVSLAGDNQMSTFANHAIYLYNFNSCLNPLIYVLFYPWFRRAVRRVVTLHILQPGSRGGNIL; encoded by the exons ATGCAGTAcgcatccgggaacttctcaCATACTAAAAACTtgcatactgccagtgtagatACACTGCATACTCACAAAGTTAgcatgagtagtag GCAGCTCCACACTGCCaccaacctcctcctcctctctctcgcCGTCTCTGACTTTCTGGTGGGCCTCCTGGTAACTCCTGTTCATATCTACATGAGAACATCCTGCTGGAGTCTTGGTGATATTCTTTGTTCCCTGTGGTTCTACATAACATTCGTACTGACGTGTGCATCAGTAGGAAACATGGTGCTGATATCAGCTGACCGTTATGTGGCTATTTGTGATCCTCTGCAGTATAACACCAAAGTCACTGTGAAAAGGGTTCAgctttgtgtttgtctctgttggTTCTTTTCTCTCCTCCTGTGTAGCATCATCTTGAAAGATGGTCTGACTCATCCTGGAAAGGCTAATTCCTGCTATGGAGAGTGTGTTATTGGCATTGACTTTGAAGGAGGGATTGTTGACCTTGTAATGGTCTTCATCCTTCCTCTGGGCATCATCGTTACTCTGTACATGAGAGTGTTTGTGGTTGCTGTGTCTCAGGCCCGAGCCATGCGTTCTCATGTTACATCAGTCAAACTACAACATCCAGTCTCTGTCAGAGCAAAAACATCAGAGTTGAAGGCAGCCAGGACTCTTGGTGTCCTGGTCCTTGTCTTTATCGTGTGTTTATCCCCAATTTACATTGTTTCTCTTGCAGGCGACAATCAAATGTCTACATTTGCAAACCATGCCATTTATCTATATAATTTCAACTCCTGTTTAAACCCGTTGATCTATGTCTTGTTCTATCCCTGGTTTAGAAGAGCTGTTAGACGGGTTGTCACTCTGCACATACTGCAGCCTGGCTCCCGGGGGGGCAACATACTGTAA
- the LOC131135755 gene encoding trace amine-associated receptor 13c-like isoform X3 produces MMEKEDRLEFCFPQLINISCRKPTSHWSDGVLLNVVLGIICIFTVVLNLLVIISISHFRQLHTATNLLLLSLAVSDFLVGLLVTPVHIYMRTSCWSLGDILCSLWFYITFVLTCASVGNMVLISADRYVAICDPLQYNTKVTVKRVQLCVCLCWFFSLLLCSIILKDGLTHPGKANSCYGECVIGIDFEGGIVDLVMVFILPLGIIVTLYMRVFVVAVSQARAMRSHVTSVKLQHPVSVRAKTSELKAARTLGVLVLVFIVCLSPIYIVSLAGDNQMSTFANHAIYLYNFNSCLNPLIYVLFYPWFRRAVRRVVTLHILQPGSRGGNIL; encoded by the exons atgaTGGAGAAGGAGGACCGATTAGAGTTCTGCTTTCCACAACTCATCAACATCTCCTGCAGGAAGCCCACGTCTCATTGGTCTGATGGTGTTTTGCTAAATGTTGTCCTGGGCATCATCTGTATCTTCACTGTGGTTCTCAACTTGCTGGTCATCATCTCAATCTCCCACTTCag GCAGCTCCACACTGCCaccaacctcctcctcctctctctcgcCGTCTCTGACTTTCTGGTGGGCCTCCTGGTAACTCCTGTTCATATCTACATGAGAACATCCTGCTGGAGTCTTGGTGATATTCTTTGTTCCCTGTGGTTCTACATAACATTCGTACTGACGTGTGCATCAGTAGGAAACATGGTGCTGATATCAGCTGACCGTTATGTGGCTATTTGTGATCCTCTGCAGTATAACACCAAAGTCACTGTGAAAAGGGTTCAgctttgtgtttgtctctgttggTTCTTTTCTCTCCTCCTGTGTAGCATCATCTTGAAAGATGGTCTGACTCATCCTGGAAAGGCTAATTCCTGCTATGGAGAGTGTGTTATTGGCATTGACTTTGAAGGAGGGATTGTTGACCTTGTAATGGTCTTCATCCTTCCTCTGGGCATCATCGTTACTCTGTACATGAGAGTGTTTGTGGTTGCTGTGTCTCAGGCCCGAGCCATGCGTTCTCATGTTACATCAGTCAAACTACAACATCCAGTCTCTGTCAGAGCAAAAACATCAGAGTTGAAGGCAGCCAGGACTCTTGGTGTCCTGGTCCTTGTCTTTATCGTGTGTTTATCCCCAATTTACATTGTTTCTCTTGCAGGCGACAATCAAATGTCTACATTTGCAAACCATGCCATTTATCTATATAATTTCAACTCCTGTTTAAACCCGTTGATCTATGTCTTGTTCTATCCCTGGTTTAGAAGAGCTGTTAGACGGGTTGTCACTCTGCACATACTGCAGCCTGGCTCCCGGGGGGGCAACATACTGTAA
- the LOC131135755 gene encoding trace amine-associated receptor 13c-like isoform X2, translated as MLSWASSVSSLWFSTCWQLHTATNLLLLSLAVSDFLVGLLVTPVHIYMRTSCWSLGDILCSLWFYITFVLTCASVGNMVLISADRYVAICDPLQYNTKVTVKRVQLCVCLCWFFSLLLCSIILKDGLTHPGKANSCYGECVIGIDFEGGIVDLVMVFILPLGIIVTLYMRVFVVAVSQARAMRSHVTSVKLQHPVSVRAKTSELKAARTLGVLVLVFIVCLSPIYIVSLAGDNQMSTFANHAIYLYNFNSCLNPLIYVLFYPWFRRAVRRVVTLHILQPGSRGGNIL; from the exons ATGTTGTCCTGGGCATCATCTGTATCTTCACTGTGGTTCTCAACTTGCTG GCAGCTCCACACTGCCaccaacctcctcctcctctctctcgcCGTCTCTGACTTTCTGGTGGGCCTCCTGGTAACTCCTGTTCATATCTACATGAGAACATCCTGCTGGAGTCTTGGTGATATTCTTTGTTCCCTGTGGTTCTACATAACATTCGTACTGACGTGTGCATCAGTAGGAAACATGGTGCTGATATCAGCTGACCGTTATGTGGCTATTTGTGATCCTCTGCAGTATAACACCAAAGTCACTGTGAAAAGGGTTCAgctttgtgtttgtctctgttggTTCTTTTCTCTCCTCCTGTGTAGCATCATCTTGAAAGATGGTCTGACTCATCCTGGAAAGGCTAATTCCTGCTATGGAGAGTGTGTTATTGGCATTGACTTTGAAGGAGGGATTGTTGACCTTGTAATGGTCTTCATCCTTCCTCTGGGCATCATCGTTACTCTGTACATGAGAGTGTTTGTGGTTGCTGTGTCTCAGGCCCGAGCCATGCGTTCTCATGTTACATCAGTCAAACTACAACATCCAGTCTCTGTCAGAGCAAAAACATCAGAGTTGAAGGCAGCCAGGACTCTTGGTGTCCTGGTCCTTGTCTTTATCGTGTGTTTATCCCCAATTTACATTGTTTCTCTTGCAGGCGACAATCAAATGTCTACATTTGCAAACCATGCCATTTATCTATATAATTTCAACTCCTGTTTAAACCCGTTGATCTATGTCTTGTTCTATCCCTGGTTTAGAAGAGCTGTTAGACGGGTTGTCACTCTGCACATACTGCAGCCTGGCTCCCGGGGGGGCAACATACTGTAA